The genome window ATAAGGTTGACATAACTTTCTGTTAGTAATTCCCCGCCTTCAGGCAACCAGAGCAACGCCCATTGTGCGGCTTCAGTTTCCCCGGAAAATTCGCCTGTAAACGGTTTTGGCGGTAACGCTTCAAGGCCGTCAATTGACTCCATTAGGTAATCGGTCAACCCGTCACTGTAGCACCAGCTTTGCTCTGTATTGTTGAGCTTATCCTTAAACGTGATTTTCACGCCAGGGCATAAAACGGCTTTAGCTTTTAAGTTATGAGTTAAACGAGTTACTGAAACTTTGGACTATCAAAATAGCTGCCATCTGGCCAAAAATGCCACGCTAGTACCTGTGTTACGTTTGCCACAAGTCCCCTATTACATGCAAATCTTCAACCTTGTCGCCGTTCTCAAAAGCAATTTGATACACTTGGCTATCACGACGAACAGTAACTTCAATACGTTTTGATAACGCATTGACGACAGAAATCCCGACACCATGCAAACCACCTGAGAATTGGTAGTTTTTATTGGAGAATTTTCCCCCTGCATGTAATTGCCCTAGAATCAGCTCAACAGCTGACACTTTCATTTCAGGGTGGATATCGACAGGCATACCGCGCCCATCGTCGATTACTTCAAGGGATTGATCGGCATGTAAAATAACTTCGATGTGGCTCGCGTGCCCCGCAAGCGCTTCATCGACGCTATTATCAATTACTTCTTGAGCCAGATGGTTCGGTCGACTGGTGTCGGTATACATCCCCGGACGACGGCGAACAGGCTCTAAACCACTGAGGACTTCAATGGCCTCTGCGTTATAACTAGATTGAGTCATGTTGTCATTCTGCGGTAATAGGTGATTAATTGAACTATTCAATCAGTGAGTTACTGTTGATAATAACAGTGTTCATACGTTTTGACACTATTTCTCTGCCAATTGAAGGAAATCAACAATTTGAGAAAAGTAAGCTTCAAAACCAATAAAGGCATGATTACCGTCAGGTTCCACAGTTTGTTTGCACTTTGAAAGATAGGCAACTGCCTCTCGATAATCAAGTACTTCATCGCCCATTTGCTGTAGTAGCCAGATAAGATGAGGAGATGCGAGTCTTTCAATGTATAAGGATTTTAGCTCATGGATATGCTTTTCTTCCAACACATATTGTTCATGAGTATATGGGTTTGTATTGTCGCCTAAGTAATCTTGCAGTAAATCAAAAGGACGCACTGCAGGGTTTACAACGACAGCTGGGAGCTGATAACGCTCTGAAAACCAAATCGAAAAATAACCGCCTAGTGAAGACCCAACTAGCCCCATTTTTTCATGCTGGTGCTGTTGGATAATATCATCCAACATCGCTTGAGCTTGCTGAGGGTAGTTCGGCAATTGCGGTACAAGCATATTAATATGTGGATAATTCTCGTCAATCCATTGCTTTAAGTTATTAGCTTTAGCGGATTGAGGTGAGCTATTAAAACCATGAATATAAAGTAGAGTAGACATAAGCGAATTAATAACCGTCAGAGTCAAGGTCAGGGCTAAACTCTCTTGTGTCTAAACGGTGAACGTGGGTTGTAATATGCCTTTGACTTTGCTCATTAATGCTTAATTCTAAATATCGCCAACCCGGCGCGACAGTATCAAGGGCAAAATTAGTACAGTGAGGTTTAAATTGTACGCAAGTAGAAGGCGTAGCTAATAACCGAATCCCGTGCCAGTTTTCATCCATTTCTTGGTGAATATGGCCACATAGCATCGCTTTAACATTTGGGTAGTTTTTTAAGTAGTCAGCTAAAATATGTGAATTTCTCAAACTGTGCTGATCAAGCCAAGTACAACCCGAAGCTAGAGGATGATGATGCAGCATAATCAATGTGGTACGTTCAGGTTCAGCATCTAAGCTGGCTTTCATCCATTCCAATTGTTGTTCAGAAAGCTCACCATGAGGTACATCTTGAAGTTGGCTATCAAGCATCAGAATTTGCCATTCATCGCCAATTAAAATTTGTTTAGCACTTGAAATCCCTGCAACTCGCAATGTTTCTACCATAGCAGGTGGGTAATCATGATTACCAGGAAGCCATACACAAGGGGCAGGAATACGCGCAATACCATCCGCAAAATGCTGATAAGCTTGTGGTGATTGGTCTTGAACCAGATCCCCTGTCGCAACAATTAAATCAATCGGAAGATTTTGCTCTGTGATAGCATCAAGTACCGCCTGATAACTACGGTAAGTATTTACCCCTAAAAGCGTATTTTCTGTATTAGCAAAAAGATGCGTATCAGTAACCTGTAAAATTCTCACAATTTTAGAGTTCTTCGCAGTCACTTCAAGCTGGCTGTCCAAAAGTATTCCTTTCCTTAAATATTATTTAGTACCCAATCTATTCATTAAAGCCATATAAAAGCTAAACACATTTGCAACTATCTTAAAACTTTACTTTCTAACTTTCTGATAATCAGCACACATTTCACCAGATTAATCGTTATTTAAAACTGTTTCATCCACTTTTCATAAAGTTTTTGCTGGTTGAGCTGCAACCACTGAATAGCAATAACGGTTGCTGCATTATCAATTGTGCCATCTTCAACCCATTGATAAGCTTGTTCTCGGCTAACCACATGCACACAAATATCTTCATTTTCTGACGCTAGCCCATGCACCCCTTTCGCTTGGCTGCTATCGACTTCACCGATAAATACATGCATACGTTCAGTCGTACCACCCGGGCTAGAAAGATAACTTACTGCTTTTTCAGTACGACCAATAATAAGCCCAGCTTCCTCAACGGCTTCACGACGAATAACCTCTTCGGGCGATTCGTTTGGCTCTATCATTCCAGCAACTGCTTCAAGCAACCACGGTGTTTCGCTAGTTTCGATCGCAGGAAACCGAATTTGTTCAATCAAAACAACACTATTCGTTTTCGGATCATAGGGTAAAACCACACCTGCGTGACCACGTTCAAAAACTTCACGGCGAATTTCTTTACTCCATCCGCCCGCGAAAA of Providencia rettgeri contains these proteins:
- a CDS encoding esterase YqiA; this translates as MSTLLYIHGFNSSPQSAKANNLKQWIDENYPHINMLVPQLPNYPQQAQAMLDDIIQQHQHEKMGLVGSSLGGYFSIWFSERYQLPAVVVNPAVRPFDLLQDYLGDNTNPYTHEQYVLEEKHIHELKSLYIERLASPHLIWLLQQMGDEVLDYREAVAYLSKCKQTVEPDGNHAFIGFEAYFSQIVDFLQLAEK
- the nudF gene encoding ADP-ribose pyrophosphatase; the protein is MTKQIKQPIKYGKNDVEIISKRKLFNGFFQMVEYQFRHRLFAGGWSKEIRREVFERGHAGVVLPYDPKTNSVVLIEQIRFPAIETSETPWLLEAVAGMIEPNESPEEVIRREAVEEAGLIIGRTEKAVSYLSSPGGTTERMHVFIGEVDSSQAKGVHGLASENEDICVHVVSREQAYQWVEDGTIDNAATVIAIQWLQLNQQKLYEKWMKQF
- the parE_3 gene encoding DNA topoisomerase 4 subunit B, translating into MTQSSYNAEAIEVLSGLEPVRRRPGMYTDTSRPNHLAQEVIDNSVDEALAGHASHIEVILHADQSLEVIDDGRGMPVDIHPEMKVSAVELILGQLHAGGKFSNKNYQFSGGLHGVGISVVNALSKRIEVTVRRDSQVYQIAFENGDKVEDLHVIGDLWQT
- the cpdA gene encoding 3',5'-cyclic adenosine monophosphate phosphodiesterase CpdA, yielding MDSQLEVTAKNSKIVRILQVTDTHLFANTENTLLGVNTYRSYQAVLDAITEQNLPIDLIVATGDLVQDQSPQAYQHFADGIARIPAPCVWLPGNHDYPPAMVETLRVAGISSAKQILIGDEWQILMLDSQLQDVPHGELSEQQLEWMKASLDAEPERTTLIMLHHHPLASGCTWLDQHSLRNSHILADYLKNYPNVKAMLCGHIHQEMDENWHGIRLLATPSTCVQFKPHCTNFALDTVAPGWRYLELSINEQSQRHITTHVHRLDTREFSPDLDSDGY